DNA from Macrobrachium rosenbergii isolate ZJJX-2024 chromosome 13, ASM4041242v1, whole genome shotgun sequence:
GACGGAAGCAATATGTCTACTTTGAAGCCCTGCGTTTTCTTGAAACTGTCTCCAAACCCACTGCAAGCAATATGGATGAAGAGACTAATCAGGATAATGAACATGAAGACTCCCAAGAGCTAGGTCAGGAAATGCAAACTTGGGAGACTGAGAAACGTCCTGGAAAACGTTCTCATAACCAGTCTCGGAACACAAAAAGTACTGATGATGAACTCATTGAACTCAAGAAAAAAGCATTGCGTGAGAATCAACAGGCAACAAATGAAAACGACGAGGATAGGATGTTCTTACTATCCTTAGTAACAGAACTGCACAAGGTACCTGCAGACAGAAAATTGAAGCTAAAGCAGGATATTATTGCTACCATTTACCAGGCTCAACAGGTGTACCAACAATGGCCACAGGACTTTCAGCATCAGGCACCTCCCAGATACCAGCCTCCACAGCCATCACCAGTTTTCCACTATGCCCAGTAACCAGCAGTTCATGGGGATTATCATAATTCTCTGAATAACATTCCTCAATGCAGCAACACTAATCTACAAACAACTCCTATGTCTACACCAGCACCATCACCAGCCATGTCTGACATCAGCAACCATATGAATGATAATTAGTTATTTCTTGCATAGTAAGCACCTCATTGTTTGTACTAAATAGAACTGTActtgtaaggaaataaatattactaataGATCaagttttttaaggttttttttttttgtcctattaatagatctagtatttttttttatcatgtatgtCCTCATAAAAGTACCAGCAACTAGTTATATAAGGCTTACCTCACAGTTACAGCAAGCTTCTCGTCTAATGCAATGCATTCTCTCATGTTTGTGGTAGTTCCTGTGATGTCTCTCCTGACGTAGCTCAGAAGTTCTTCAAATGACGGCTTGCTCATACGAAAATAGttgaaaaacttcttttcatcagcaCACAAATCATTGAAAAGTGTATGATGCGCTCGTGTGTTCATTCTTGATGACAACATGGGATGTACATGCACCTTCCTCTCTACAGAGCGCCTCTTCGATTTCTTTTTGGCCAGCAAAGCAACAAGTAGAAGCTCTTCATTTCCCGCCATTCTTCCGACTGAGGTGTGTGAGTGGCTCACTAGTTGCCAGGCAGTGTCTTGAGCAAGGACACTAGTGTCCGACACCGGTGGCGGACACTAGTGTCCTCGTGTGTAAGGGCCcttaacggcccggttgtaaacgAGCGCAGATGCACATAcacaatagtcacttctttcTTGCACCATGCACAATAGTCATTTCTCCTTCTTGCAGtttcttttgatgttggaaaaactgggttcagcttcgctgaagattagggaaagtgccctcttatctttgagtccattatatactccatcacgtgttataatgttaatcattacggcacaatacctggccaaaaagaccaactagaagggaattctttgatattagtttggtcaccatggagctctggtagaccatggaagataaccccttgaggactcaacagcgactaccaaataTAGATTTTTCCTACGTTGGAATCCCCACCACCCAGAATAAAACATTCTCCAATAACAGGAAATATAGAGGGCATTGAGGAAGAAAGCATTCGAAAAGTGATATTGTCATTTTATGAGTGTGGCGAGCTACCAACAGAGTGTCTATTTGAAAGGGTGAAAGAGCCACCTTTCAAATTTTCTGGTGTCAAAATTACTCTGGCACGTCTGGTAAAAAAGCTTGGATTTTGCTGTGAAACAATCCAAGGTGGTAGAATTATACTAGTTGAAAAGAATGATACAGTAGCAGAAAGAAGTAGATACTGTAGAATAATGTTAGCTAATAGAACCAGTAGTCATCCAAGGCCAGAGACATATGTTGGTGAAACTTTCATAAACTTGAATGAATTTGTTGGAAGTCAAGAGCAGAACAATTAGTTATTGTGCATGCTGGAGGAGAATATGGTTTCATATGTGGAGCCCTACAGGTACTCCAAATAAAGAGTGGAAGTAGAGAAGACCTTGAATCACTAAACTATCACAAGTTCAGCAACTGGTTCCAAGACAAATTACTAAGTAATATTCCTCCTCATTCTCTTATTGTGATGGACAGTTGTTCTTCCCATTCAAAATTTGTGAATAAAGCCCCAACCAGTAGTTCCAAAAAAAGTGAGTTAATAGAGTGGCTCACTCAAAGCAACATTGCTCATGATTCGTTACTAACAAGGTCAGAATTACTTCAGCTTGTTGCGTTGTATAAAGGGAAACAAGTTTATGAAATTGACGAACTAGCCCATACGAGAGGACATACTGTCTTGAGAATACCTCATTTTCACAAGCTTTTAAACCCCATTGAACTTGTTTGGGCACATGTGAAATCAGTGGCAAGGAAAGCAGATTTGAATAATCAATGGTGTTTGAAGGAGTCAGTGTAGTGGATGGTGTTATGGTATTTACaggaatgtgatgaatattataaaaactatAACAAAAGAAGATTGGCAGAAACTCGTAGGCTGTGCTAGGGATATGGAGGAAGATTATAGAAATAAAGACAGAGCTGTTGAATATATGTTGGAACAAACTATTGACTTAGGTAATGatgaaaagttataaaagtttttatcagTTGCAGACCTTTCATTATTGTTGCAacttttcatcttctgaaatggTTCAAGGCATTCTTTgtcagtatgtacagtacatccaGATTAAATTTTTTCTCCATACGCAATGTTATATACCACTCCTGATATTTGCTATTAATATGGATCCATGCATTGTAAATCTGACATAGTATTAAATGGTATCTTGGAAACCAGTAAAAGTGCATTTTGTGACAAATGGTGATGTGTGATAATTAACTGGCAAACTAGCTGATTTTTTATCAACTTTCATGGTAAAtacatctcaaaatttttttattttgttattttacaaccAAGACTTATGATGAATATCCCCACAATAACTCTTACATTTATAGTCAGTTTAGTAACGAAACACTGAATTTGTTTCAGTTAACCACGAGCGCATAATGTTCCTTTAAAGGAACACaaattctacatttttaaaaTCCTTAGTTTATGCAAGCTTACCATTCTCATTCAAATTTCTATCTTTGATGTACTACAGAAAATGctgaatttcacattttattgttttctcttacATTTGTTTACAAACAGCTGGAAATCATCACAAAAGAGAGGGAAAATACTGGACAGCCAAAATGCCACACCATAGGTAAGtgattatttcttatttgttttgattaGTAAAATTCTGTGCCAATTTATAGTACATACTAAGGAGTAATGAATAAAGAAGCTCTGTGAACCAATAAATCTCTACTATAGTGTGGCTTTAGTATCAGAGCTGACTGAATATACATGTTCCTTTAGAGGAAGATTATGGAGCCACATGCAGGGGGTATTGTCCCAGCCCTAGCTAAATAGCCTCAATTTTCCAAGGTTTTCTTACTCTACTTTACCATACCTAACCTACCCTTGTTTTTAAAACCCTCCAGTGGTGAGGTGGGGTATCCCATACCCCAGgtgatgtttgtatatgtgtatcttACGCCTGGCAGCAGTGATAGTGCTATCCATCCATGTAATTTCTCAGCACACTCCACTGAGCTAATGCTCAGTTACTTGCTGACCAGTGAGGAGTGTAGACACATGTTATTTGTGTCTGGGGTATAGCAGACCCCACCACACCATTCACTGTGCCATTTATTGCAggtatattattcttattattgtttattttacttatttatcaatatatctGAAAGGTTGATTATTTCTCACATAAAACTGTATATTATTGTCAAttgatcaaacatttttttttgttagtctaTGGTTTTGAGTGacataaaaagtgagaaaattatGTTCTTTCATTTCAGATTCACAATGGACTACGAAAGACAAAtggaaaaattgagagaaatggttgagagagagCTAGATTTAGAAGATACAGGATTATTTCTTGATGAAGAACCAGATGAAGAGGaatctgaagaggaagaagagggagtgGCTCAGGAAGAAGCAgtagatgaagaagaaataacagaTGAAGAGGGAAGAGCTGAAGCAGATGATGTGTTGCAGATTTCACCTGATGAAGATACAGATGAGTCTAATGATGAAGATGAGCAGCAGCCAACCAGGTATACAGAAAAACAGTTTATTGGCAAAAACAAAACTCTCTGGAAAGAAGTTCCTCCACACCGTCAACGGCGTACACGTGCACATAACATATACCAGGGTTCACCAGGACCGAAAGGAGCAGCAAGACATGCGCATGCTGTAAAGGACTGCTGGTCTTTGTTTGTCACACAAGAACTTCTGAATGAATTAGTAGCTTGCACTAATATATACATTGACagtaaacaaggaaaatataaagatcaGTCAAAAGAGAAACGtactgatgaaagggagatgaaagctGCAATAGGACTGATTTATCTGTTAGGAGTTTTTAGAGCTAACCGAATGAATATTGAAGATGCTTGGGCAACCGATGGTACAGGAATTGAGATTTTTCCGACAACTATGTCTCTGCAGCGATTTCGTTTCCTGCTGAGGTCTATGAGGTTTGATGACATCATCACTCGGGCTGAAAGAAGGCTAGAAGATAAGTTTGCAGCTTTTAGGAAGTTCTTTGAGAAATTTGTTGATAATTGTATCTCCAATTATAATATCTCAGAGTATGCGACAGTAGATGAAATGTTGGCTGCCTTTAGAGGAAAGTGTCCATTTAGGGTGTACATGCCAAGCAAGCCAGCAAAATatggcataaaaatatttattttggcaGATGCTAAAACTTTCTATGTGTCACGTATGGAGGTCTACTTGGGGAAGCAACCAGAAGGCCCTTTTGTAATAGATAATTCAGGAGCAGCAGTGGTAAAACGGTTGGTGTCTCATATAAATGGGTCTGGAAGAAATATTATGATGGATAATTGGTTTACCAGTTACGGACTTGCAGTTGATCTCGTGAAGAATTATAGATTAACATTAGTTGGCACTCTGAGGAAGAATAAGGCAGAACTTCCCCCTCAGTTTATTGCCACAAGAGGCAGAACTGAATACACAAGCTTGTTTGGTTTCCAGAAGGATGTTACACTGACCTCATATGTTCCCAAGAAAGGTAAAAATGTTGTCCTACTGAGCACAATGCATCATGATGCTGCAATTGATgaaagcacaaaagaaaaaaggaagccaGAGATTATAACCTTTTATAACAGTACTAAAGGAGGGGTAGATACTGTGGATCAGTTGTGTTCCATCTACAATGTTTCCAGAAATACTCGACGTTGGCCAGTTACAGTTTTCTACACCATACTCAATGTTGCAGGAATAAATGCATACAATATATTCATGGCTAACTCTCAAACAGCTATCAGGCGCCGAAAGTTTCTGAAGGAATTGGGACTCAAGTTGGTGGAGGACCACATTCAGCATCGTAAGACAAACCCACATTTGAGGAAAGACTTGAAAAGGAAGATCCAACATTTCTCGGCATCTAAGGAATTACCTCCAAAACGTCATCGTGAAGACTTCATTCAAAGATGCTCATTGTGCCCAAGGTCAAAAGATCGTAAGACAAGAAATTGCTGCCAGAAGTGTTATAAGCCTATCTGCTTGGAACATGCTATACACATTTGTGTTGACTGCTCTGCTCAGAGTGATGAGGATGATAGTGTAAACAATGAGGATGAGTAAACAGTAAATAGGAAACAagcactccaaaaaaaaaaagttttattttgtgtgaCCTTCGTTTTCAAAGAAtacttgtttgcttttgttttcatggcaatgaatacattaaaatatgTTGGTTTGTGTTATAAATGCATGgaaatacatttattagagctgtaGAGTTACTGAATTATAACATGCTTCTCTGTGAGATTAtctttaattgtaataaaaattcattacaatGTTATGTAACTAGCACTAATCATTATTGTGTTTATGACTGAATTTAATACCAAAGCAAAATGTATTAAATCATATTCActtaatttaaaacattaaaaaagtttaatctgtgaaatacatttatatttgagaTGAGTAAATACATggcaaaaagaaaattgtaggATAACTTTTATGCAAGCACATTTTCTACTTATGTTCTAATAAAATACATTGTACAAGGTGTtgttcttgaataaatatatcagaatatattttttgttaaatttactaCCTCAGaacacacacaaagtaataaaaagtaataaaaatggctAAAACTTTGAGTGGGGTTCACCATACCCCACCACACCAACCATGAAAAATACTGAACCGCACTACTGGAGGgttaaaaattataatcttttcagactttatttatgatattctttGCCTTGCAGGTCTTTTATGAATGTTGAAGAAGCGGTCAAATACCTGCACAGTTTATCTGATGATGAAGATGCTACAGCCATAGACATTGCATTAGAGCCTCCAGATGATGGAGCAGAGTCTGATGGAGATGATCCTAGTGAAGACATTGTTGATGTGGATGGAAATATCATGCTACTAGGACCTAAGCTTCTAGCTACGAAGCCTCATATTGAACTGTCAAATAGGAATTCACGTCTGGAGCCATGCTTGGGATGGTCAAAGCCAGTAGTGCTGCAGCATCAAGAAGAGTTAGAAGAAATAACATCAAACGcaagaaaagacaagaaacccCCAAAGAAACGTGCCAAACAACATGAATGGAAGAAATGTGGGCTTGCACAACCAAGTAGTAGAGGAGAGTCACCTGAAGAGGATCATCGATCAGCAATTTTGCACAAGTGGGCAGATGAAGGATTTACACCAATTGACATCTTCCAGTTTATGTGGAATGATGAGGTTATGGAGCTTATAAGGGAAGAAACCAACAGGTATCACCAACAAAAATTTGGAAAAGAGCTTTGTGTCACAGTGAACGAACTGTACCAGGTTTTAGGTATACTTCTTCTGTCAGGATATAACAAAGTTCCTAGCAGGCGAATGTTTTGGTCAAGGCAAACAGATTCAAGAAACCTTGCAGTCATACAATGTGGACTATCAGTAAATAGATTCGAAGATATTATTAGGAGCCTTCATTTTGTTGATAACACCAAAAAACTAGAGCATGATAGGATTTACAAGGTTCGACCTTTATTTGATCACTTCAACAAGATGTTCAAGGAACTGGCTCAACCCATTCCCTCCAAATGGGCAGTTGATGAAACTATGGAACCATACTATGGCCGCCATGGTTTGAAACAATTTATTATGGGAAAGCCTGTACGTTTTGGGTATAAGTTCTGGTGTCTCTGCTCAACTGAGGGGCTTGTAGTATCTTTCAAATTATATGAAGGAAGAGATTCTGGGGAATCAGTTGTTCAAATGTTGGCAAAAGGGACTGTCCCAGTGGGGAGTGATGGGTACATAGACAGTTTTTTTACTACCCTTCCCCTTCTGGAGTCATTGCGAGAAGCAAATGTAAACTTGACAGGAACAATTAGAAAAGATAGAGTTAAAAGCATTCCTTTGTCTGATGTACGAAAGGAGAGAGGATTTGCAGAGATTTTTAGAAATGCTGAGGAAACACTCACAATATGTCAATGGAATGATAACAGTGATGTAAGAATTGCTACAAATAAGACAGATAGTGAATCATTAACAGTCAGCAATTGCAAACGATAttccaaacaaaagaaagaagtagTTACTATATCACAACCTGTCATTATTCAAGAGTATAACAAAGGGATGGGAGGAGTGGATCTGTTTGACCAGTTTCGGGGTAAATACAGGGTATCATTCCGCAAGCGAGTGTGGTACTATCCCCTTTTCAGATTCATTCTAAATGCTTCTATTGTGAATGGTTGGCTCCTATTtagaaaaatcaagaaagtaaCTGAACTTcagtttttgagggaaattgTTGGCATTCTTTTGAAGCCATGTGAAAGACCTAGGAAAAGTGTTCCAATGAAATTTTCAGATCTTATACGTTATGATGGAATTGGACATGACATAGTAATGGGTGACAGCCAGCGTAGGTGtggcatatgtaaaaaaaatgctaagcCAATGTGCACAAAATGTGATGTCGCTCTGCATGTACCATGTTGGTCAAAATATCACAAGAAGTAAGTATTTCTGATGCAAGTTTGTgccaaaatttacaaatttatttttgtttatttgctgttatgcatggaatttttttttttcaaaagttatcATAAAGAAAATCGATAAAAAGCATTGTTTACAAGTGTGTATCTTTCTATCCAATTCACacccaaaatacaaaataaataagttgCAGAAATGAGCCCACGAAAGCCTACATGATGTGCCTTCAATGGAACATTGCAAATTTCTGTTGCaatagaaataatggaaaaatattttgtatgggttaaaataaataatgcttaTAGACAGGGACTACATAatgcaaattatatttaaatgctagtatatcatatacagtataatttttcccacagaaatacaaaccattgccttttacaAGGGAAACATAAGCTGAAAACTGTACTTCAACTTTTGAATAAGAGTGGTTAACTGGTGGTTATTTGGTTAAGTGGGGAAATATACCTCACTCACTTGCTGTTATTAAGCACATGGGGGGGGATTTGTGTGAGTGCTTGATATTCCCTTTTGGCACCAACCCTCACATGTACAAATAGCTTGGTCAGGGGTCGACTCCAAAGACACCACAAGGAATGGCAGTCTTTTCCTTGGGGAGACAGCATTATTCTCAacgggctggggtggaaatggtctcatcctctCCCatctttaaaggggttctttcaagcatCAAACCCCTCTTATAgacatattaaatatttaggtactgtaCAGCAGTGGTTACCAAGCTTTCCAACTTCACGGACCAGTCAAGAGAGTACAAAAAATTCTGCAGACCAGTACATACATCCAGGCATACACTGGCATTTAATTAGTCCAAATAACCATCAAAAACAACCAAAGGCATAACAAATGCACATATCCTCAAcatattctatttatttctatGCGAGAATGCTATGTAATcataaagtatattatatgtttcacattataaaaagtaaattgattaaaaaaaaattccaaatcaaatgCATACcgtggcagtaaaaaaaaaatactacagtacAAATGGGAGTCATGGTGACCGACTCATGTATTCAACTGTATTGCAAGGAACTATCAATACATCAAAatgtaatattcatatttaacaaatgaaatgagaaataggcctacatatatgAGCAATACAAAATACACTTATCCAAATCATTCTTCATATTTTACCattcaaattttataaaatttcatgtttgtgcaaaactattataattcataatttaacaGATTCTTGAGTGTATTTAAGACTCAGAAATCCAAGAGGGTCTAAATATAAAGGCAATCAAAAACACTTATTAGTTAGCTTAACCAGGGTAGCTAAATTAGTGAGATTTCTGTGCTTGCTTTGCTGAAACAAGTTTCTCAAGACGTGGTTCAATGTCACTAAGTGCAAGACGAAGTGGCAATTTTATATTCAGTCTGTTTCTATATTTAATCTTTATTGAAACCAGTACCGAGAACCCTGCTTCACACAGGTAAGTTGAAGAGAATGGCATTAACAGTTTCAAAGCAATGGCACTTAGTTCAGGAAATTCTCCACAGGCATGAATCCAAAATGCAGGTAATGTTATACTACTTTTATACAGAGATTCTAATCTCTTATCATCTGACAACTCAATCAGCTGATCCTCTTGCAGTGAATTCAATTATTCTCATTTGAGTCTGAGAAAGGACTACGAACCCGTTCATTTCCTGTTCGTggatcctcttcttcaggaaagtAAGTAGAAAAATGCCcagaaagagaatttaaatgttttcaatgATACATTTCAAACTGTcaatttttaactctctctctgaTCATCAAAAACTGAGGCAA
Protein-coding regions in this window:
- the LOC136845042 gene encoding piggyBac transposable element-derived protein 3-like isoform X2; this encodes MSDSLDPSKLKLAELRAELQARGLDSKGNKPVLVERLREGFEQANDEEEADAGDLELEPDHDEQEGEEEEDPEAPDPDSVHENKPVLELEPEREFEHEAERDEPALELEPEGDLDAESQPEPEPEPEHHSEPESRAKSASPPREDEPSQKGMSSYSSPHKDGESSEEKEFDLSHRQHARDNTTAKGEDIAVKEEVEDEYYKMGYEDAPMQDISEVKEELGNGYDGSMKIEEIDIKEELIEPMQEPSDTEDRQGEKRRAHSRSCSPDSKKQRPEVEEVRVEYEPEYDKSALSLDRAGNHHKREGKYWTAKMPHHRSFMNVEEAVKYLHSLSDDEDATAIDIALEPPDDGAESDGDDPSEDIVDVDGNIMLLGPKLLATKPHIELSNRNSRLEPCLGWSKPVVLQHQEELEEITSNARKDKKPPKKRAKQHEWKKCGLAQPSSRGESPEEDHRSAILHKWADEGFTPIDIFQFMWNDEVMELIREETNRYHQQKFGKELCVTVNELYQVLGILLLSGYNKVPSRRMFWSRQTDSRNLAVIQCGLSVNRFEDIIRSLHFVDNTKKLEHDRIYKVRPLFDHFNKMFKELAQPIPSKWAVDETMEPYYGRHGLKQFIMGKPVRFGYKFWCLCSTEGLVVSFKLYEGRDSGESVVQMLAKGTVPVGSDGYIDSFFTTLPLLESLREANVNLTGTIRKDRVKSIPLSDVRKERGFAEIFRNAEETLTICQWNDNSDVRIATNKTDSESLTVSNCKRYSKQKKEVVTISQPVIIQEYNKGMGGVDLFDQFRGKYRVSFRKRVWYYPLFRFILNASIVNGWLLFRKIKKVTELQFLREIVGILLKPCERPRKSVPMKFSDLIRYDGIGHDIVMGDSQRRCGICKKNAKPMCTKCDVALHVPCWSKYHKK
- the LOC136845042 gene encoding piggyBac transposable element-derived protein 4-like isoform X4 — protein: MSDSLDPSKLKLAELRAELQARGLDSKGNKPVLVERLREGFEQANDEEEAEVKEELGNGYDGSMKIEEIDIKEELIEPMQEPSDTEDRQGEKRRAHSRSCSPDSKKQRPEVEEVRVEYEPEYDKSALSLDRAGNHHKREGKYWTAKMPHHRFTMDYERQMEKLREMVERELDLEDTGLFLDEEPDEEESEEEEEGVAQEEAVDEEEITDEEGRAEADDVLQISPDEDTDESNDEDEQQPTRYTEKQFIGKNKTLWKEVPPHRQRRTRAHNIYQGSPGPKGAARHAHAVKDCWSLFVTQELLNELVACTNIYIDSKQGKYKDQSKEKRTDEREMKAAIGLIYLLGVFRANRMNIEDAWATDGTGIEIFPTTMSLQRFRFLLRSMRFDDIITRAERRLEDKFAAFRKFFEKFVDNCISNYNISEYATVDEMLAAFRGKCPFRVYMPSKPAKYGIKIFILADAKTFYVSRMEVYLGKQPEGPFVIDNSGAAVVKRLVSHINGSGRNIMMDNWFTSYGLAVDLVKNYRLTLVGTLRKNKAELPPQFIATRGRTEYTSLFGFQKDVTLTSYVPKKGKNVVLLSTMHHDAAIDESTKEKRKPEIITFYNSTKGGVDTVDQLCSIYNVSRNTRRWPVTVFYTILNVAGINAYNIFMANSQTAIRRRKFLKELGLKLVEDHIQHRKTNPHLRKDLKRKIQHFSASKELPPKRHREDFIQRCSLCPRSKDRKTRNCCQKCYKPICLEHAIHICVDCSAQSDEDDSVNNEDE
- the LOC136845042 gene encoding piggyBac transposable element-derived protein 4-like isoform X1, with product MSDSLDPSKLKLAELRAELQARGLDSKGNKPVLVERLREGFEQANDEEEADAGDLELEPDHDEQEGEEEEDPEAPDPDSVHENKPVLELEPEREFEHEAERDEPALELEPEGDLDAESQPEPEPEPEHHSEPESRAKSASPPREDEPSQKGMSSYSSPHKDGESSEEKEFDLSHRQHARDNTTAKGEDIAVKEEVEDEYYKMGYEDAPMQDISEVKEELGNGYDGSMKIEEIDIKEELIEPMQEPSDTEDRQGEKRRAHSRSCSPDSKKQRPEVEEVRVEYEPEYDKSALSLDRAGNHHKREGKYWTAKMPHHRFTMDYERQMEKLREMVERELDLEDTGLFLDEEPDEEESEEEEEGVAQEEAVDEEEITDEEGRAEADDVLQISPDEDTDESNDEDEQQPTRYTEKQFIGKNKTLWKEVPPHRQRRTRAHNIYQGSPGPKGAARHAHAVKDCWSLFVTQELLNELVACTNIYIDSKQGKYKDQSKEKRTDEREMKAAIGLIYLLGVFRANRMNIEDAWATDGTGIEIFPTTMSLQRFRFLLRSMRFDDIITRAERRLEDKFAAFRKFFEKFVDNCISNYNISEYATVDEMLAAFRGKCPFRVYMPSKPAKYGIKIFILADAKTFYVSRMEVYLGKQPEGPFVIDNSGAAVVKRLVSHINGSGRNIMMDNWFTSYGLAVDLVKNYRLTLVGTLRKNKAELPPQFIATRGRTEYTSLFGFQKDVTLTSYVPKKGKNVVLLSTMHHDAAIDESTKEKRKPEIITFYNSTKGGVDTVDQLCSIYNVSRNTRRWPVTVFYTILNVAGINAYNIFMANSQTAIRRRKFLKELGLKLVEDHIQHRKTNPHLRKDLKRKIQHFSASKELPPKRHREDFIQRCSLCPRSKDRKTRNCCQKCYKPICLEHAIHICVDCSAQSDEDDSVNNEDE
- the LOC136845042 gene encoding piggyBac transposable element-derived protein 4-like isoform X3 codes for the protein MSSYSSPHKDGESSEEKEFDLSHRQHARDNTTAKGEDIAVKEEVEDEYYKMGYEDAPMQDISEVKEELGNGYDGSMKIEEIDIKEELIEPMQEPSDTEDRQGEKRRAHSRSCSPDSKKQRPEVEEVRVEYEPEYDKSALSLDRAGNHHKREGKYWTAKMPHHRFTMDYERQMEKLREMVERELDLEDTGLFLDEEPDEEESEEEEEGVAQEEAVDEEEITDEEGRAEADDVLQISPDEDTDESNDEDEQQPTRYTEKQFIGKNKTLWKEVPPHRQRRTRAHNIYQGSPGPKGAARHAHAVKDCWSLFVTQELLNELVACTNIYIDSKQGKYKDQSKEKRTDEREMKAAIGLIYLLGVFRANRMNIEDAWATDGTGIEIFPTTMSLQRFRFLLRSMRFDDIITRAERRLEDKFAAFRKFFEKFVDNCISNYNISEYATVDEMLAAFRGKCPFRVYMPSKPAKYGIKIFILADAKTFYVSRMEVYLGKQPEGPFVIDNSGAAVVKRLVSHINGSGRNIMMDNWFTSYGLAVDLVKNYRLTLVGTLRKNKAELPPQFIATRGRTEYTSLFGFQKDVTLTSYVPKKGKNVVLLSTMHHDAAIDESTKEKRKPEIITFYNSTKGGVDTVDQLCSIYNVSRNTRRWPVTVFYTILNVAGINAYNIFMANSQTAIRRRKFLKELGLKLVEDHIQHRKTNPHLRKDLKRKIQHFSASKELPPKRHREDFIQRCSLCPRSKDRKTRNCCQKCYKPICLEHAIHICVDCSAQSDEDDSVNNEDE